Within Pseudomonas cichorii, the genomic segment AGTTCGGTCGCAAGGAAACCGAAGACGCATGGCAGAACGCCGAAGTGGCAGCCTTGTTCCGTCTGGCCAGTGCCGGCGTCAGGGTTCCCAAGCCTTTCGACTTTCTGGAAGGCGTGCTGCTCATGGAGCTGGTTGCCGACGAGTACGGCGATGCAGCGCCACGTCTGAACGATGTGGTGCTGGAGCCGGATCAGGCGCGGGAATACCACGCTTTCCTGATCGAGCAGATCGTGCTGATGCTGTGTGCCGGTCTGGTGCACGGTGACCTGTCCGAGTTCAACGTGCTGCTGGGGCCAAGCGGGCCGGTTATCATCGACTTGCCTCAGGCGGTGGATGCGGCTGGCAACAACCACGCCTTCAGCATGCTGGAGCGGGATGTGGGCAACATGGCTTCCTACTTTGGCCGCTTTGCGCCTGAGCTCAAGGCGACTCGTTACGCCAAGGAAATGTGGTCGTATTACGAAGCCGGTACGCTGTCACCGTCTACGGTGCTCACAGGCCAGTTCGAGGATGAGGAGGAGGCGGCTGACGTCAGGGGTGTGCTGCGCGAGATCGAAGCGGCGCGTCTGGATGAAGCCCGTCGTCAGGCCGCCCGTGCCGCTGACGATGCGCCACCGGGCAAGCCCAACGAAGAACCGCCTCCGCCCTGGATGCAGTAGTTTGATTTCGCTCCTGCGGCGCCGTGCAGGAGCGAATTCATTCGCGAAGGGTTGTATCGTTCAGGTGCAGCAACCCCCCGAAGCCAGGTCCCTGAGGATCGGGCAATCGGGGCGGTCGTCGCCGTGGCAGTGTTCCACCAGCTCCTGCAGAGTATCGCGCAGGCTCGCCAGTTCTTCGATCTTCTGATTCAGGTCGGCGATGTGTTTATGAGCCAGCGCCTTCACATCGCTACTTGCACGCTGACGGTCCTGCCAGAGCGTCAGCAACTTGCCGACCTCTTCCAGTGAAAAGCCCAGATCCCGCGAGCGCTTGATGAACGCCAGTGTGTGCAAGTCTTCGGAGCGATACAGCCGGTAGCCGCTGTCGCTGCGACTGGCAGCCTGCAGCAGCCCGATGGACTCGTAGTAGCGAATCATCTTTGCGCTCAAGCCGCTTTTGCTGGCCGCCTGACCGATGTTCATTGCGCGTCTCCCACGTCATCCGGTTTCCAGGTCTTCAACAGCAGCGCGTTGCTCACCACGCTGACACTGGACAAGGCCATGGCGGCTCCTGCCAGCACCGGGTTGAGATAACCCAGGGCCGCGAGCGGAATACCGATCAGGTTGTAGACAAAGGCCCAGAACAGGTTCTGGCGGATCTTGGCGTAGGTCTTGCGGCTGATCTCCAGTGCTGCGGGCACCAGGCGCGGATCGCCGCGCATCAGGGTGATCCCGGCGGCATGCATCGCCACATCAGTGCCGCCGCCCATGGCGATACCAATATCGGCAGCCGCCAGGGCAGGTGCATCGTTGATGCCGTCACCGACCATGGCCACTACATGGTCCCTTTTCAGGACTTCAACGATCGAGGCTTTTTCGTCGGGCAGCACTTCAGCGTGTACATTGCGGATACCCAGCGCCTCTGCAACCGCTCTGGCGCTGCCGGGATTGTCGCCGGTCAACAAGTGGCAACTGATGCCTCGTGCGCTCAGTTGCTGCATGGCCTGTTCCGCGTCGGGCTTGAGGGTGTCGCCAAACGCGAACATGCCCAGCACTACCGGTTGAGGTCCCAGTTCGATCAGCCAGGACAGGGTTCTGCCTTCGGCCTCCCAGGTTCTGGCGGACTCGGCCAGTTCGCCCATCTGCAAGTTGTTTTCTTCCAGCAGACG encodes:
- a CDS encoding PA4780 family RIO1-like protein kinase produces the protein MKTPKRIEPLIEDGLVDEVLRPLMSGKEAAVYVVRCGKELRCAKVYKEANKRSFRQAAEYQEGRKVRNSRQARAMAKGSKFGRKETEDAWQNAEVAALFRLASAGVRVPKPFDFLEGVLLMELVADEYGDAAPRLNDVVLEPDQAREYHAFLIEQIVLMLCAGLVHGDLSEFNVLLGPSGPVIIDLPQAVDAAGNNHAFSMLERDVGNMASYFGRFAPELKATRYAKEMWSYYEAGTLSPSTVLTGQFEDEEEAADVRGVLREIEAARLDEARRQAARAADDAPPGKPNEEPPPPWMQ
- the cueR gene encoding Cu(I)-responsive transcriptional regulator, whose product is MNIGQAASKSGLSAKMIRYYESIGLLQAASRSDSGYRLYRSEDLHTLAFIKRSRDLGFSLEEVGKLLTLWQDRQRASSDVKALAHKHIADLNQKIEELASLRDTLQELVEHCHGDDRPDCPILRDLASGGCCT